A genomic stretch from Octopus sinensis linkage group LG14, ASM634580v1, whole genome shotgun sequence includes:
- the LOC115219000 gene encoding histone-lysine N-methyltransferase SETMAR-like: MVDKNFMKQHVHRCLLYEFQKKSTTTVAMKNICEVYPDAVKDHKCQLWFKRFKDVNCDIFDKSCSGREPTLNDNLLTETAISDPHQNTRDLAQKFNVSRSTSHEHLKQIGQTYKEGIWVPHLRTGHNIPSSAAVF; encoded by the coding sequence ATGGTGGATAAGAACTTTATGAAACAGCATGTTCACCGTTGCTTACTGTATGAGTTTCAAAAGAAAAGTACCACTACAGTAGCAAtgaaaaacatttgtgaagtgtATCCAGATGCAGTGAAAGATCATAAATGTCAGCTGTGGTTTAAAAGGTTTAAAGATGTCAATTGTGACATATTTGACAAGTCTTGCTCTGGAAGAGAACCCACTCTGAATGACAACCTTTTGACTGAGACTGCTATATCAGATCCTCATCAAAACACCAGAGATTTAGCACAAAAATTTAATGTGTCCCGTTCAACTAGCCATGAACATCTCAAGCAAATTGGGCAAACATACAAAGAGGGGATTTGGGTTCCACATTTGAGAACTGGACACAACATTCCATCATCTGCAGCAGTCTTCTAA